From a region of the Streptococcus ruminantium genome:
- the murD gene encoding UDP-N-acetylmuramoyl-L-alanine--D-glutamate ligase — protein sequence MKMVNVVKNKKVLVLGLAKSGESAARLLDTLGAIVTVNDGKPLEENPTAQDLLEDGIRVICGSHPLELLDEDFALVVKNPGIRYDNPMVEKALHKGIPVWTEIELAYLISEALIVGITGSNGKTTTTTMIAEVLNAGDKPAKLCGNIGYPASSIAQAATTEDTLVMELSSFQLMGTKSFRPHIAVITNLIASHIDYHGTFEDYVAAKWMIQNQMTKEDVLILNFNQELAKELACRTQATVVPFSTTEVVDGAYLTGGKLYFKDEYIMDALQLGVPGTHNIENALATIAVAKLLGVDNQVIRETLSAFGGVKHRLQFVGTIDGVAFYNDSKSTNILATQKALSGFDNSKVILIAGGLDRGNDFDELVPDLVGLKKMILLGQSAPRLQCAAQQAGVMAVTATDIADATRKAFQEAENSDVVLLSPANASWDMYANFEVRGDVFLQTYEELKQS from the coding sequence ATGAAGATGGTTAACGTAGTAAAAAATAAAAAGGTATTGGTTCTAGGCTTGGCTAAATCTGGTGAATCTGCAGCTCGACTCCTTGACACATTGGGAGCGATTGTGACAGTGAATGATGGAAAGCCTTTGGAAGAGAATCCAACTGCTCAAGACTTGTTGGAAGACGGTATCCGTGTGATTTGTGGTAGCCATCCTCTGGAGTTATTGGATGAAGATTTTGCTTTGGTGGTAAAAAATCCAGGTATTCGATATGATAATCCGATGGTCGAAAAGGCGCTGCACAAAGGAATACCGGTGTGGACAGAAATTGAGTTGGCTTACTTAATTTCTGAAGCGTTGATCGTAGGCATTACCGGTTCCAACGGTAAAACAACAACGACAACAATGATTGCTGAGGTTCTTAATGCAGGAGATAAACCTGCAAAACTATGTGGAAATATTGGCTATCCAGCTTCTTCTATTGCTCAGGCAGCTACGACTGAAGATACCTTAGTTATGGAATTATCTTCCTTCCAATTGATGGGAACTAAGTCCTTCCGTCCTCATATTGCAGTTATCACTAATTTGATTGCCAGTCACATTGATTACCATGGAACTTTTGAAGACTATGTAGCAGCCAAATGGATGATTCAAAATCAGATGACAAAAGAAGATGTTTTGATTCTTAATTTCAATCAAGAATTGGCTAAGGAATTGGCCTGTCGCACGCAGGCAACGGTTGTCCCATTTTCAACGACAGAAGTAGTAGATGGAGCCTATTTGACAGGCGGTAAGCTCTATTTTAAGGATGAATATATCATGGATGCGCTACAGCTTGGTGTACCTGGGACTCATAACATTGAAAATGCTCTTGCGACCATTGCTGTTGCCAAGCTACTTGGAGTAGATAATCAGGTTATTCGTGAGACTCTGTCTGCTTTTGGTGGAGTGAAACACCGCCTACAATTTGTTGGAACAATTGATGGTGTTGCTTTTTATAATGATAGCAAATCCACCAATATATTAGCGACCCAAAAGGCTTTATCTGGGTTTGATAACAGTAAGGTTATCTTGATTGCTGGAGGATTGGATCGTGGCAATGATTTTGATGAACTAGTTCCGGATTTGGTCGGTTTGAAGAAAATGATCCTTCTTGGACAGTCTGCACCACGTCTTCAATGTGCTGCGCAGCAAGCTGGTGTTATGGCCGTAACTGCTACTGATATTGCTGATGCTACACGCAAGGCTTTTCAAGAGGCTGAAAATAGCGATGTTGTTCTTCTTAGTCCAGCCAATGCAAGCTGGGACATGTATGCGAACTTTGAGGTTCGAGGGGATGTCTTCTTACAGACATACGAGGAGTTGAAACAATCATGA
- the asnA gene encoding aspartate--ammonia ligase, with the protein MKKSFIHQQEEISFVKNTFTQYLKDKLEIVEVQGPILSRVGDGMQDNLSGVENAVTVNVKLIPEATYEVVHSLAKWKRHTLARFGFNEGEGLFVHMKALRPDEDSLDPIHSVYVDQWDWEKVIPDGRRNLAYLKETVEQIYKAIRLTELAVEARYDIESVLPKKITFIHTEDLVKNFPDLTPKERENVVAKEYGAVFLIGIGGELADGKPHDGRAPDYDDWTSPSEAGYKGLNGDILVWNDMLGAAFELSSMGIRVDEDALKRQVAITGDEDRLTFDWHRALLNGLFPLSIGGGIGQSRLAMFLLRKKHIGEVQSSVWPQDVRDTFENIL; encoded by the coding sequence GTGAAGAAAAGCTTCATTCATCAGCAAGAGGAGATTTCTTTTGTCAAAAATACATTCACTCAGTATTTAAAAGACAAACTAGAAATCGTAGAAGTGCAAGGACCGATTTTGAGTCGTGTCGGGGATGGTATGCAGGATAACTTGTCCGGTGTGGAGAATGCGGTAACTGTTAATGTGAAGCTGATTCCAGAGGCGACTTATGAGGTTGTTCACTCGCTTGCTAAGTGGAAGCGTCATACCTTGGCTCGTTTCGGTTTTAATGAAGGTGAGGGTCTCTTTGTTCACATGAAGGCGCTTCGTCCGGATGAGGATTCATTGGATCCGATTCACTCAGTTTATGTAGATCAATGGGACTGGGAAAAGGTTATTCCAGATGGTCGCCGCAATTTGGCATACTTGAAAGAGACAGTTGAGCAGATTTATAAGGCTATTCGTCTGACAGAACTAGCTGTTGAGGCACGCTACGACATTGAATCCGTCTTGCCTAAGAAAATTACCTTTATCCATACAGAAGATTTAGTGAAAAACTTCCCTGATTTGACACCCAAAGAGCGTGAAAACGTGGTTGCCAAGGAATACGGAGCAGTTTTTCTAATTGGCATCGGTGGCGAACTGGCAGATGGAAAACCGCATGATGGTCGTGCACCTGACTATGATGATTGGACCAGTCCGTCAGAGGCTGGTTATAAAGGTCTTAATGGTGATATTTTGGTTTGGAATGATATGCTTGGTGCAGCTTTTGAATTGTCATCCATGGGTATCCGTGTGGATGAAGATGCTCTCAAACGCCAAGTTGCTATCACAGGTGATGAAGATCGTCTAACCTTTGACTGGCATCGTGCTCTCTTGAATGGACTTTTTCCGTTATCTATTGGCGGTGGTATAGGTCAATCTCGTCTGGCGATGTTCTTGCTTCGTAAGAAACATATCGGTGAGGTTCAGTCTAGCGTTTGGCCTCAGGATGTTCGTGACACTTTTGAGAATATTTTATAA
- a CDS encoding SNF2-related protein produces MVFSQELKCKVRPTYRSNTLVQDFYEPVLSEASVYKRVSAYFSNEGLELYSNGLDKLFKSGGKAQFIISTDISEKDFNKIQEGYEIKKSVEMLSEQLQRMILNEETKQKLGNLAFMIAHGRVEIRFALIPMGRGIFHDKFGLMESDNDIIFFNGSVNETRNGLELNYESISVDVSWDTSENVKERIETNKCRFNRLWENEEPDVVTVEATDIVYSEIEKYQSYAVMNEEMEISNFVGVSFYLKDSHTVCREDSSVEQITNSDRYLFPGSDLSIKYFEDDNSTIKSEFSYRDIEYIIKVTKTRCDRKNIPVEVSKEVLVFLENNRYSIEQYKHLGRYLKNFRNNKINGEFERFEEFSRIVSTEVVRKFKDLQLFAAFYEYRMGRAANFSVPGSGKTSMILAVFAFLNSKKVKDEHVDRLLVISPINAFNSWKEEFQTVFGSKKSLRVIDCQSSKDFYRDLTINWKTSNLVLINYEALNRYEEKLRELITLDTMIVFDEVHRIKNPYGKRAQSALNIVQYASYKFVLTGTPIPNSYTDIYNFLHLLYGNEYNAFFRWSLDELKQPNLRKVEEINEALYPFFWRINKNDLGVPKPEADDFIVEEPSKEQKELAESIFYNEKSSLARLIRLIQASTNPELLMKEITYKSMGFEDEDSSDTIEIMEDEFEQELKNYSPSPIKEAKSYADYDFTSMISPKFEAGITKIQELVSEGKKVIVWAIFVDTMKKIQGRLQNMGINTHLVYGGTEVSERQNLIDNFKNGSTMVMVSNPQTLGEAVSLHETVHDALYFEYNFNLTFMLQSRDRIHRLGLPENQYTRYYYLQTKSEDQDSGCAGYIDEQIYYRLKEKEKQMYGAIDNDTLNIEFSENEIKEAIKIIDEERKRIEKYRK; encoded by the coding sequence ATGGTTTTTTCTCAAGAGTTAAAATGTAAGGTTCGACCGACTTATCGAAGTAATACTTTAGTTCAAGATTTTTATGAGCCGGTTTTATCTGAGGCTAGTGTATATAAAAGAGTTTCAGCATATTTTTCTAATGAAGGTCTGGAATTATATTCTAATGGGTTAGATAAGTTATTTAAAAGTGGTGGAAAGGCGCAGTTTATCATTTCTACTGATATCTCAGAAAAAGATTTTAACAAAATTCAAGAAGGTTATGAAATCAAGAAGAGTGTAGAAATGCTATCTGAACAACTTCAGAGAATGATTTTAAACGAGGAAACCAAACAAAAATTAGGAAACCTTGCCTTTATGATTGCTCATGGTCGTGTAGAGATTAGATTTGCACTTATTCCAATGGGGCGAGGAATATTTCATGACAAATTTGGACTGATGGAATCAGATAATGATATTATTTTTTTCAATGGTTCAGTAAATGAAACAAGAAATGGGCTAGAGCTTAATTATGAAAGTATTTCTGTAGATGTTTCTTGGGATACAAGCGAGAATGTAAAGGAAAGAATTGAAACTAACAAATGTAGATTTAATCGATTATGGGAAAATGAAGAACCGGATGTTGTGACAGTGGAAGCCACAGACATTGTTTATTCAGAGATAGAGAAGTACCAATCATATGCGGTGATGAATGAAGAAATGGAAATATCGAATTTTGTCGGTGTAAGTTTTTATTTGAAGGATAGCCACACTGTTTGTCGTGAGGATTCATCTGTAGAACAAATTACTAATTCAGACCGATATTTATTTCCTGGCTCAGATTTATCAATTAAATACTTTGAAGATGATAATTCAACAATTAAATCAGAATTTTCGTATAGAGATATTGAGTATATTATTAAGGTTACTAAGACAAGGTGTGATAGAAAAAACATACCTGTAGAAGTTTCAAAAGAAGTACTAGTCTTTCTGGAAAATAATCGTTATTCAATTGAACAATATAAACACTTGGGAAGATATTTAAAGAATTTTAGGAACAATAAGATTAATGGAGAATTCGAGCGATTCGAAGAATTTTCCAGAATAGTTAGTACAGAGGTTGTTCGTAAATTTAAGGATTTACAATTATTTGCAGCATTCTATGAATATAGGATGGGTCGTGCAGCGAATTTTTCTGTTCCAGGTTCTGGTAAAACTTCAATGATACTAGCGGTCTTTGCGTTTTTGAATTCTAAAAAGGTTAAAGATGAGCATGTAGATAGGCTACTGGTTATTAGTCCAATTAATGCGTTTAATAGCTGGAAAGAGGAATTTCAAACAGTTTTTGGCAGCAAGAAGAGTTTACGAGTAATTGATTGTCAAAGTTCTAAAGATTTTTATAGAGACTTAACAATCAATTGGAAGACCTCAAACTTAGTACTGATTAATTATGAAGCCTTAAATAGATATGAGGAAAAGCTACGAGAGTTAATTACCTTAGACACGATGATAGTATTTGATGAGGTACATAGAATAAAAAATCCGTATGGGAAACGAGCTCAATCAGCACTAAATATTGTTCAATATGCAAGTTATAAATTTGTCTTGACAGGGACACCGATACCAAATTCTTATACAGATATTTATAACTTTCTTCACTTATTATATGGCAATGAATATAATGCTTTTTTTAGGTGGTCTTTAGATGAGTTAAAACAACCGAACCTAAGAAAAGTGGAGGAAATTAATGAGGCATTATATCCATTTTTTTGGCGTATTAATAAAAATGATTTAGGCGTTCCGAAACCAGAAGCAGATGATTTTATTGTTGAGGAACCAAGTAAGGAGCAGAAGGAGTTAGCCGAGTCTATATTTTATAATGAGAAGTCTAGCTTAGCTAGATTGATAAGACTCATTCAAGCCTCAACTAATCCGGAGTTGCTAATGAAAGAAATAACATACAAAAGCATGGGATTTGAAGATGAAGATAGCTCAGATACAATCGAGATTATGGAAGATGAATTTGAGCAAGAATTAAAAAACTACTCACCTTCTCCTATAAAAGAAGCAAAGTCTTATGCTGATTATGATTTTACTAGTATGATTTCTCCCAAGTTTGAAGCCGGGATTACAAAAATACAAGAGCTTGTTTCAGAGGGGAAAAAAGTTATAGTTTGGGCTATTTTTGTTGATACAATGAAAAAGATTCAAGGCCGACTTCAAAATATGGGAATTAATACACATTTAGTCTACGGAGGGACAGAGGTTTCTGAAAGACAAAATTTAATTGATAACTTTAAAAATGGTTCAACTATGGTAATGGTATCAAATCCTCAAACATTAGGTGAGGCTGTGTCACTTCATGAAACAGTACATGATGCGCTATATTTTGAGTATAATTTTAATTTGACATTTATGCTCCAATCCAGAGATAGAATCCATAGGCTGGGGCTTCCTGAAAATCAATATACAAGATACTACTATTTGCAGACAAAATCGGAGGATCAAGATAGTGGTTGTGCAGGATATATCGATGAACAGATTTATTATAGGCTCAAGGAAAAGGAGAAGCAAATGTACGGTGCTATTGATAATGATACTTTAAACATAGAATTCTCAGAGAATGAAATTAAAGAAGCAATCAAAATTATCGATGAAGAGAGAAAACGTATAGAAAAGTACAGGAAATAA
- a CDS encoding DUF3165 family protein, producing the protein MFYLILAIMLVLFYVFVAPRNVRGTMNLIAAVFLLVALATALILGFLKIMQFPREVWVSLILIIIGFWAMRDIYYLDREPRARQKRSARNRPYRYR; encoded by the coding sequence ATGTTTTATTTAATCCTCGCTATTATGTTAGTGCTCTTTTATGTCTTCGTGGCTCCTCGCAATGTTCGAGGAACCATGAATTTGATTGCAGCAGTTTTTCTACTGGTAGCCCTAGCTACCGCATTGATACTTGGATTTTTAAAAATTATGCAATTTCCAAGAGAGGTTTGGGTAAGTCTGATACTGATTATTATTGGCTTTTGGGCTATGAGAGATATTTATTATCTGGATAGGGAACCTAGAGCTAGACAGAAGAGATCTGCACGAAACCGTCCCTATAGATATAGATGA
- the typA gene encoding translational GTPase TypA, which produces MTKLREDIRNVAIIAHVDHGKTTLVDELLKQSQTLDERTQLDERAMDSNDIEKERGITILAKNTAVSYNGTRINIMDTPGHADFGGEVERIMKMVDGVVLVVDAYEGTMPQTRFVLKKALEQNLTPIVVVNKIDKPSARPEEVVDEVLELFIELGADDDQLEFPVVYASAINGTSSLSDNPADQEETMAPIFDTIIEHIPAPVDNSDEPLQFQVSLLDYNDFVGRIGIGRIFRGTVKVGDQVTLSKLDGTTKNFRVTKLFGFFGLERKEIQEAKAGDLIAVSGMEDIFVGETVTPTDAVEALPVLHIDEPTLQMTFLVNNSPFAGREGKWVTSRKIEERLLAELQTDVSLRVEATDSPDKWTVSGRGELHLSILIETMRREGYELQVSRPEVIIKEIDGVKMEPFERVQIDTPEEYQGSIIQALSERKGDMLDMQMVGNGQTRLIFLVPARGLIGFSTEFLSMTRGYGIMNHTFDQYLPVVQGEIGGRHRGALVSIDQGKATTYSIMRIEERGTIFVNPGTEVYEGMIIGENSRENDLTVNITTAKQMTNVRSATKDQTAVIKTPRILTLEESLEFLNDDEYMEVTPESIRLRKQILNKAERDKAAKKKKLAAEEG; this is translated from the coding sequence ATGACAAAACTTAGAGAAGACATCCGTAACGTTGCTATTATTGCCCACGTTGACCATGGGAAAACAACTCTCGTTGATGAATTATTGAAACAATCCCAAACACTTGATGAACGTACGCAATTAGATGAGCGTGCTATGGACTCAAATGATATTGAAAAAGAGCGTGGGATCACAATCCTTGCCAAGAACACTGCTGTTTCTTACAATGGCACTCGTATCAATATCATGGATACACCAGGGCACGCGGATTTTGGAGGCGAGGTTGAGCGTATCATGAAAATGGTGGATGGTGTCGTTCTGGTCGTGGATGCCTACGAAGGAACTATGCCACAGACTCGCTTCGTATTGAAAAAAGCTCTTGAACAAAACTTGACACCGATTGTCGTTGTTAATAAAATCGACAAACCATCTGCTCGTCCAGAAGAGGTAGTGGATGAGGTTTTAGAACTCTTTATTGAGCTTGGTGCTGATGATGACCAGCTAGAGTTCCCAGTAGTTTACGCTTCAGCAATCAACGGTACGTCTTCACTTTCTGATAATCCAGCTGATCAAGAAGAAACGATGGCACCGATCTTTGACACGATTATTGAGCATATTCCGGCTCCAGTTGACAACTCAGATGAGCCATTACAGTTCCAGGTTTCTCTTCTGGACTACAATGATTTTGTGGGGCGTATCGGTATCGGTCGTATTTTTCGTGGTACTGTGAAAGTTGGTGACCAAGTTACCCTATCTAAATTGGACGGTACAACGAAGAACTTCCGTGTCACCAAGCTATTTGGTTTCTTTGGTCTGGAACGTAAGGAAATCCAAGAAGCAAAAGCTGGTGATTTGATTGCTGTTTCAGGTATGGAGGACATCTTTGTTGGTGAGACAGTGACACCGACAGATGCAGTCGAGGCTCTTCCAGTTCTTCATATTGATGAGCCGACTCTTCAAATGACCTTTTTGGTGAATAATTCCCCATTTGCAGGTCGTGAAGGAAAATGGGTGACATCTCGTAAGATTGAAGAACGTCTGTTGGCTGAGTTGCAGACTGACGTTTCGCTTCGTGTAGAGGCGACAGATTCGCCAGATAAATGGACTGTTTCAGGTCGTGGTGAGTTGCATCTGTCTATTTTGATTGAAACTATGCGTCGTGAGGGTTACGAACTTCAGGTATCGCGTCCAGAGGTTATTATCAAAGAAATCGATGGTGTGAAGATGGAGCCATTTGAGCGCGTGCAAATTGATACACCGGAAGAGTATCAAGGTTCTATCATCCAAGCTCTGTCTGAGCGCAAGGGGGATATGCTGGATATGCAAATGGTTGGTAATGGTCAGACTCGTCTGATTTTCCTTGTACCAGCCCGTGGCTTGATTGGTTTTTCAACTGAGTTCTTGTCCATGACCCGTGGCTACGGTATCATGAACCATACCTTTGATCAATATCTTCCAGTCGTTCAAGGTGAAATCGGTGGCCGTCATCGTGGGGCACTTGTCTCTATCGATCAAGGAAAGGCAACGACTTATTCCATCATGCGGATTGAAGAGCGGGGGACGATTTTTGTCAATCCTGGTACAGAAGTGTATGAAGGGATGATTATTGGTGAAAATTCTCGTGAGAATGATTTGACTGTGAACATTACGACTGCTAAGCAGATGACCAACGTTCGTTCTGCTACTAAAGACCAAACTGCGGTTATTAAAACACCACGTATCTTGACGCTTGAAGAATCGCTTGAGTTCTTGAACGATGACGAATATATGGAAGTAACACCAGAATCCATTCGCCTGCGCAAGCAAATCTTGAACAAGGCAGAACGTGATAAGGCTGCTAAGAAGAAAAAATTAGCTGCTGAAGAAGGATAG
- a CDS encoding DUF3883 domain-containing protein: MSKHKHYELLNLLGYGLAKFDNEFIKEFGLKTKTDFYQYFVDLGIADTRSVVKNRMDIFDPFFPNSRSGWWQKMEDYRPRKELIDSLFGNEDVVNYANIVKLYLQGQDVKEITLVESPILKSKFKRLQETGLEAELYFMNNYHKEAVFHKGIIEDARLYGDGYDFQISVGKNNYLAEVKGIRGKYGDIRLTSKEYQQAEFYKSNYFLSVVSNLESSPKLTLISNPLKQLEFRKVFRKNKDIVEYHLVDKF; encoded by the coding sequence ATGTCTAAGCACAAGCATTATGAACTATTAAATTTATTAGGCTATGGTCTAGCTAAATTCGATAATGAATTTATCAAAGAATTTGGACTCAAGACTAAAACAGATTTTTATCAATATTTTGTTGATTTAGGAATTGCTGATACTAGAAGTGTTGTAAAAAACAGGATGGATATTTTTGATCCGTTCTTTCCGAATTCAAGGAGCGGCTGGTGGCAAAAAATGGAAGATTATCGTCCAAGAAAAGAACTAATTGATAGCTTGTTTGGAAATGAAGATGTCGTAAATTACGCCAATATTGTCAAACTATATCTTCAAGGACAGGATGTAAAGGAAATAACATTAGTTGAAAGTCCAATATTGAAATCAAAATTCAAAAGATTACAAGAAACAGGACTAGAAGCTGAATTGTACTTTATGAACAATTATCACAAAGAGGCAGTCTTCCATAAAGGAATTATAGAGGATGCTCGTTTGTATGGTGATGGATATGATTTTCAGATTAGTGTAGGAAAGAATAATTATTTAGCTGAGGTAAAGGGGATTAGGGGAAAATACGGTGATATTCGACTAACTTCAAAAGAGTATCAACAAGCTGAATTTTATAAGTCGAATTACTTTCTTTCTGTCGTTTCAAATTTAGAAAGTTCCCCTAAGCTTACTCTTATTTCTAATCCCTTAAAACAACTAGAATTTAGAAAAGTATTTCGGAAAAACAAAGATATTGTTGAATATCATTTGGTTGATAAATTTTAA
- a CDS encoding MmcQ/YjbR family DNA-binding protein, with amino-acid sequence MSSVNSYQPNLPSLLPFGFTFSDNRYTYREFFMDGQFEAVVEVDEAGQLSSFVWDCEMEEVYTAHQVTAPAGAFVHQVREGYQAILTRVVETCCIALPFSQQQSNRIAQQVKDKWGDLPDYPFVKSPEIGSFRHPANQKWYALVIQVKRGRLDGSDDQEVVEIVNLKVDAREIAELLSQSGIYPAYHMSKKSWVSVLLDGTVEDQTIFALLEKSRDLVGPKSYKAEEGPDYWVIPANPKVYDIDTEFAENKIIYWTQKSTIQADDIVAIYVTAPVQAVRYVCRVLKANIVREEKSDQSSSKKLMQVELLATLSDCVLSRERMIELGVKAVRGPRRMTKEMIDFLMSKMEEVH; translated from the coding sequence ATGTCTTCAGTTAATTCTTACCAACCCAACCTCCCCTCTCTCCTCCCTTTTGGTTTCACATTCTCTGACAATCGTTACACCTATCGTGAGTTTTTCATGGATGGTCAATTTGAAGCAGTTGTCGAGGTTGATGAAGCTGGTCAATTGTCGTCTTTTGTTTGGGATTGTGAAATGGAGGAGGTTTATACTGCTCATCAAGTAACCGCACCAGCAGGAGCTTTTGTCCATCAGGTACGTGAAGGCTATCAGGCGATTTTGACTAGAGTGGTCGAAACTTGCTGTATCGCTCTGCCATTTTCCCAGCAACAAAGCAATCGTATCGCCCAGCAAGTCAAAGATAAGTGGGGTGATCTACCTGATTATCCCTTTGTAAAATCACCCGAAATAGGCAGTTTTCGTCATCCAGCCAATCAGAAGTGGTATGCACTGGTGATTCAGGTCAAGCGGGGACGACTGGACGGGAGCGATGACCAAGAGGTGGTGGAGATTGTCAATCTTAAGGTTGATGCGAGGGAAATAGCAGAGCTACTGAGCCAGTCGGGCATCTATCCAGCTTATCACATGTCTAAGAAGTCTTGGGTATCCGTCTTGCTAGATGGGACGGTGGAGGATCAAACTATTTTTGCTCTCCTTGAAAAAAGTCGGGACCTTGTGGGTCCAAAATCCTATAAGGCGGAGGAAGGTCCTGATTATTGGGTAATTCCAGCCAATCCCAAGGTCTATGATATTGATACGGAGTTTGCGGAGAATAAGATTATCTACTGGACCCAGAAATCAACTATTCAAGCTGACGATATAGTCGCCATCTATGTAACAGCACCTGTACAAGCTGTCCGCTATGTCTGTCGTGTTTTGAAGGCCAATATAGTCAGAGAGGAAAAGTCCGATCAGTCATCTTCAAAGAAACTCATGCAAGTAGAATTGCTTGCTACACTGTCAGATTGTGTCTTATCGAGGGAACGGATGATAGAGCTAGGAGTTAAAGCTGTACGTGGTCCAAGAAGAATGACGAAGGAAATGATTGATTTTCTAATGTCAAAGATGGAAGAGGTTCATTAA
- a CDS encoding ParB N-terminal domain-containing protein has translation MSVDLEQLIENGEIEKTDLTKRLTIDGQSKTYPVYKFPLEYLYYNDQNGRINTTYYQYIAKHGRIKPEPGNSKYNEIFEDFVYKSKEKALEETITSIYERGQQEPGVILADGRVIDGNRRLTALRKLEKKYGLTKYFEASILSFNIENKIDEKKIKELELDLQLGREERVSYDPIDRIFDVYNTIKVQKLMTVEEYKKASGAGNTKGINRDLRLAELIIKFLRIISPGQNPIDNFYLARELKLDGPIEEIEGTLNKLKQDKETITTNILTTLAVQIAIPDQGDGDTTRKIRSIKKNILNNPDIKQHYIEATDNHVDDIIDYFIDNPIERAEDLRKTIESNQNVVEAANSLLQTTNRLSNKGEVASDRRQSLVRLREIRDDLEDLSKEDLKELHENEYFEAKNVLKEIRDLAYKLLK, from the coding sequence ATGAGCGTTGATCTTGAACAATTAATCGAAAACGGGGAGATAGAGAAGACTGATTTAACTAAAAGATTGACCATTGATGGGCAGTCTAAAACTTATCCAGTATATAAATTTCCACTTGAGTATCTTTATTATAATGATCAAAACGGAAGAATTAATACTACCTATTACCAATATATTGCTAAACATGGCCGTATAAAACCTGAACCTGGGAATTCAAAATATAACGAAATTTTTGAAGATTTCGTTTATAAATCTAAAGAAAAAGCTCTTGAGGAAACTATAACCTCCATTTATGAGAGAGGGCAACAAGAGCCTGGAGTAATTCTTGCTGATGGAAGGGTAATAGATGGAAATCGTAGACTTACTGCGCTTCGAAAATTAGAGAAAAAGTATGGTTTAACGAAATATTTTGAAGCGTCAATTTTATCGTTTAATATTGAAAATAAAATTGATGAAAAAAAAATAAAAGAATTAGAATTGGATTTACAACTTGGTAGAGAAGAACGAGTTAGTTATGATCCGATAGATCGAATATTTGATGTTTATAACACTATTAAAGTTCAAAAATTAATGACCGTTGAGGAGTATAAAAAAGCAAGTGGTGCCGGTAATACAAAAGGTATTAATCGAGATTTAAGGCTAGCTGAATTAATCATTAAATTTTTACGTATTATATCTCCAGGTCAAAATCCGATAGATAACTTCTATTTGGCACGAGAATTGAAATTGGATGGACCGATAGAGGAAATTGAAGGGACACTTAATAAGTTAAAACAAGATAAAGAAACAATAACAACAAATATATTAACAACTTTAGCTGTTCAAATTGCAATACCAGACCAAGGTGATGGAGATACCACTCGTAAAATACGAAGTATCAAAAAAAATATTTTAAATAATCCTGACATAAAGCAACATTATATTGAAGCGACAGATAACCATGTAGATGATATTATAGATTACTTCATAGATAATCCTATTGAAAGAGCTGAGGATTTAAGAAAAACTATTGAAAGTAATCAAAATGTTGTAGAGGCTGCAAATAGTTTGTTGCAAACTACCAATCGCTTATCCAATAAAGGGGAGGTAGCATCAGATAGAAGGCAGTCATTAGTGAGACTACGAGAAATTAGAGATGACTTAGAAGATTTATCCAAAGAAGATTTGAAAGAACTTCATGAAAATGAATATTTTGAGGCGAAGAATGTACTTAAAGAAATAAGAGATTTAGCATATAAATTGTTGAAGTAG